A portion of the Meriones unguiculatus strain TT.TT164.6M chromosome 11, Bangor_MerUng_6.1, whole genome shotgun sequence genome contains these proteins:
- the LOC110559097 gene encoding olfactory receptor 1361-like, translating into MGRDNETRIAQFLLLGLSGKSEQEEVVFGLFLWTYMVTISGNLLIILAISCDSRLHTPMYFFLANLSSIDICFSSVTVPKALVNHVVGSKSISYVECMIQIYFFITFINMDGFLLSVMAYDRYVAICHPLHYTLMMRPRLCVLLVAMSWVITNLHALMHTLLMVQLTFCSHNTVHHFFCDPYPILKLSCSDTFINDLMVFTVGGVIFLTPFTCIVVSYVYIFSNVLKMPSARGIRKALSTCGSHLTVVSLFYGAILGVYMRPSSSYSVQDTVATVIFTVVTPLVNPFIYSLRNRDMKGALRKLILRS; encoded by the coding sequence ATGGGTAGAGACAATGAAACCAGGATTGCACAATTCCTCCTCCTGGGACTCTCCGGAAAGTCAGAGCAAGAAGAGGTTGTCTTTGGGTTGTTCTTGTGGACGTACATGGTCACCATCTCTGGGAACCTTCTCATCATCTTGGCCATCAGCTGTGACTCTCGTCTCCACACACCCATGTACTTCTTCTTggccaacctctccagcatcgaCATCTGCTTTTCCTCAGTCACTGTCCCCAAGGCACTGGTGAATCACGTGGTGGGCAGCAAGTCCATCTCTTATGTGGAGTGTATGATCCAGATTTATTTCTTCATCACATTCATCAACATGGATGGCTTCCTCCTGAGTgtgatggcctatgaccgctatgtggccatctgtcaCCCTCTCCACTACACCCTGATGATGAGGCCCAGGCTCTGTGTCCTCCTGGTGGCCATGTCATGGGTCATCACAAACCTGCATGCTCTCATGCACACTCTCCTCATGGTTCAACTCACCTTCTGTTCCCACAATACAGTACACCACTTCTTCTGTGACCCCTACCCCATCCTGAAGCTCTCTTGTTCTGACACCTTTATCAATGACCTGATGGTCTTCACTGTGGGTGGTGTGATATTCCTGACACCATTTACGTGCATTGTTGTTTCCTATGTTTACATCTTCTCTAATGTCCTGAAGATGCCCTCTGCCCGAGGGATAAGGAAAGCCCTGTCCACATGTGGGTCTCACCTCACCGTGGTCTCTCTCTTCTACGGGGCCATCCTGGGGGTCTATATGCGTCCTTCATCGTCATATTCAGTACAGGACACGGTTGCCACTGTCATCTTCACAGTGGTGACACCATTGGTCAACCCCTTCATCTACAGCCTGAGGAATCGTGACATGAAAGGAGCCCTAAGGAAGCTAATCCTCAGATCCTAG